A window of the Virgibacillus pantothenticus genome harbors these coding sequences:
- a CDS encoding replication initiation and membrane attachment family protein yields the protein MNRIGKILPIEGYWVELQGTLPMDYAKSLTHLYQPLIGMAAIILYQTLLHEQEIQAEKQIPQTHHTLMNYLNLPLDEIYAARLRLEGIGLLKTYEINSQENRVYTYVLMPVFSPAQFFKDPMLSQLLYHHIGIEKYDVLEKHYSSNSSDTYGKNITASFQDVFQTVTPDSLPKMNQEQPKQGVNMESVDFTPIEQSLKQRMIPVKKVLTTYNCKMITQMMFLYELETYEIEKAILWALTEENRLHVDEFKAACYDLFQSKYKENHIRLVEKATTTEPQKKNQLTANTKEEQLINHLETISPKQLLEDLSSGHHASEQDLRLVGDIMTSQGLPAPVMNVLIHYVLLQTNMKLSKNYLAKIASHWSRANLKTAKEAMAFAKKEVTSYKTAKKPVARNRQTKEVVPEWFKQQKKQQKQEVAATQEDKEDELQEQKEIEMLLKQYSNHNK from the coding sequence TTTATCAAACATTACTTCATGAACAAGAAATACAAGCTGAAAAACAAATTCCTCAAACACATCATACATTAATGAATTACTTAAATCTTCCTTTAGATGAAATCTATGCAGCCAGACTCAGATTAGAAGGCATTGGTCTGCTTAAAACGTACGAAATAAATTCGCAGGAAAATCGAGTGTATACGTATGTTTTGATGCCTGTTTTTTCTCCTGCTCAATTTTTTAAAGACCCTATGCTTTCCCAGCTTCTCTATCATCATATTGGTATAGAGAAGTACGACGTTTTAGAAAAACATTACTCGTCAAACAGTAGCGATACATACGGTAAGAATATAACCGCTTCTTTTCAAGACGTCTTTCAAACGGTTACGCCTGATTCCTTGCCGAAGATGAACCAAGAACAACCAAAGCAAGGTGTAAACATGGAGAGTGTGGATTTTACGCCAATTGAGCAAAGCTTAAAGCAACGGATGATTCCTGTAAAGAAGGTACTTACTACTTACAATTGTAAAATGATAACACAAATGATGTTTCTATATGAGTTGGAGACATATGAGATAGAAAAGGCAATATTATGGGCATTAACGGAGGAAAACAGACTGCATGTGGACGAATTTAAAGCAGCCTGCTATGATTTATTTCAATCAAAATATAAAGAAAATCACATACGTCTAGTAGAAAAGGCAACGACGACAGAGCCGCAGAAAAAAAATCAGCTAACCGCAAATACAAAAGAGGAGCAGCTGATTAATCATCTGGAAACTATCTCGCCTAAACAGCTGTTAGAAGATTTATCAAGTGGTCACCATGCCTCAGAGCAGGATTTGCGATTAGTAGGAGATATAATGACATCACAAGGGTTGCCAGCACCGGTGATGAATGTTTTAATACATTACGTGTTATTACAGACGAATATGAAATTGTCCAAAAATTATTTAGCGAAAATTGCCAGTCATTGGTCCAGGGCGAACTTGAAAACGGCGAAAGAAGCAATGGCATTTGCTAAAAAAGAAGTAACCAGCTATAAAACTGCGAAGAAACCAGTAGCTAGGAATAGACAGACGAAAGAGGTTGTGCCAGAATGGTTTAAACAGCAAAAGAAACAACAGAAACAGGAAGTTGCGGCGACGCAGGAAGACAAGGAAGATGAGTTGCAAGAGCAGAAGGAGATTGAAATGCTGCTAAAGCAATACTCTAACCATAACAAATAA
- the dnaI gene encoding primosomal protein DnaI translates to MKPVQSTLQKWMRENENFQEHYAKIRREVLNDSEIKAFLAKHPALTKKEIDKNLIKLYEYMTQSKQCAKCTSFENCPNMLPGYSPVLHVEGGEIHLSYEKCYERINYEKQREQQKLVQSLYMPKQILEAKIDYIDSDPKRSQAVREILKFVGDCEQEIPTKGLYLYGPFGVGKTYFLGALANKLKEMYISSALIYMPEFVREMKASMKDDSLNKKLDYFKKTDVLMLDDIGAEMLSPWFRDEILGSLLQYRMMEGLPVFFTSNYSLQELETHLASTRNGVEEVKAGRIIERMKQVSQPVAIFAENRRT, encoded by the coding sequence ATGAAACCAGTACAATCGACGTTGCAAAAATGGATGAGAGAAAATGAAAACTTTCAGGAGCACTATGCAAAAATTCGCCGGGAAGTATTAAATGATTCTGAAATTAAAGCTTTTCTCGCCAAGCACCCAGCGTTAACCAAAAAAGAAATTGATAAAAACTTAATCAAATTGTATGAGTATATGACGCAGTCTAAGCAGTGTGCTAAGTGCACAAGTTTTGAAAATTGCCCGAATATGCTTCCAGGATATTCACCTGTTTTGCACGTCGAAGGAGGAGAAATCCATTTATCCTATGAAAAATGCTATGAGCGAATAAATTATGAAAAACAGCGAGAACAACAGAAGTTAGTTCAAAGCTTGTATATGCCTAAACAAATCCTAGAAGCAAAGATTGATTATATTGATTCCGATCCGAAACGCAGTCAGGCTGTCCGTGAAATTTTGAAATTCGTTGGGGATTGTGAACAGGAAATTCCCACTAAAGGATTGTATTTGTATGGACCATTTGGTGTAGGGAAAACTTATTTTTTAGGTGCACTTGCTAACAAGTTAAAAGAAATGTATATTTCTTCCGCTTTAATTTACATGCCTGAATTTGTGAGAGAAATGAAGGCATCGATGAAGGACGATTCGCTAAATAAAAAACTGGATTATTTTAAAAAGACCGATGTGTTGATGCTTGATGATATCGGAGCAGAAATGCTGTCTCCTTGGTTTCGAGATGAAATTTTAGGGTCTTTATTACAATATCGCATGATGGAAGGGTTGCCTGTGTTTTTTACGTCCAATTATAGTTTGCAAGAACTGGAAACCCATTTGGCTTCAACAAGAAATGGTGTTGAGGAAGTAAAAGCGGGACGGATTATTGAACGGATGAAACAGGTAAGCCAACCAGTTGCTATTTTTGCGGAGAACCGCCGGACGTAA
- the ytxC gene encoding sporulation protein YtxC translates to MVELFIESDKEVIRFCEKMRQHNKQINLYWKTHKDWGNHLQFDAHIPNQVLIPAIAKSLTNVFITHRLGKWITSVMEDFYFYTDIDEKEKIMELTNWVMTGKDKDSLFVRKNEDPQQILESLFIANIKDTPTIHYDSLVKFRLKVFHDYVVHYVGLAIDEYKREEEHQEFINMLRGYVLNRKSSVSNIYIIQGDTFSFFNQNGKALSHLELRMLMQKEPLYLVGLDENEFNLAPLIAMTPEHIYIYGDDPSEPKTLTVINVFQEKVTFEPLRQFPFSHYMQKEQH, encoded by the coding sequence TTGGTTGAATTATTTATCGAGTCAGACAAAGAGGTTATTCGTTTCTGTGAAAAGATGCGCCAGCATAATAAACAGATTAATCTGTATTGGAAAACACATAAGGATTGGGGGAATCATTTACAATTTGATGCACATATTCCTAATCAAGTACTTATTCCTGCCATTGCAAAATCTTTAACTAATGTATTTATTACACATCGATTAGGAAAATGGATTACTTCAGTAATGGAGGATTTTTACTTTTATACAGATATAGACGAAAAGGAAAAAATTATGGAATTAACAAATTGGGTCATGACTGGGAAAGATAAAGATAGTTTATTTGTAAGAAAAAATGAAGACCCACAACAGATTCTCGAATCACTCTTCATTGCTAATATAAAAGATACACCGACCATTCACTATGATTCATTAGTAAAATTTCGGTTGAAAGTGTTTCATGATTATGTCGTTCATTATGTCGGTCTTGCAATTGATGAGTATAAAAGAGAAGAAGAACACCAGGAATTTATTAATATGCTTAGAGGATACGTTTTGAATCGCAAATCTTCTGTATCTAATATTTATATTATACAAGGAGATACGTTTTCATTTTTTAATCAAAACGGTAAAGCTCTTTCGCATCTGGAATTACGTATGCTGATGCAAAAAGAACCCCTATATTTGGTTGGGTTAGATGAAAATGAATTTAATTTAGCTCCACTTATAGCGATGACTCCAGAACATATTTATATTTACGGGGACGATCCGTCTGAACCAAAAACGTTAACGGTTATTAATGTATTTCAGGAAAAAGTAACTTTTGAACCACTTCGTCAATTTCCATTTTCTCACTATATGCAGAAAGAACAGCATTAG
- the thrS gene encoding threonine--tRNA ligase yields MAEELTFIFPDGAEKNFPEGTNGEDIAASISSGLKKQALAIKLDGVPYDLRRPLVHGGSIEIITSKDDEGIDIMRHSTAHLMAQAIRRLYKDVNFGVGPVIEEGFYYDMDMEHSITPEDLPKIEKEMKRIIDEALEIERMEVSRDEAKQMFKSDPLKLELIDAIPENEQVTIYKQGEFFDLCRGVHVPSTNKIKAFKLLSISGAYWRGDSNNKQLQRIYGTAFPKQSQVDDYLKLLEERKERDHRKLGKELDIFTVSQKVGQGLPLWLPKGATIRRIIERYIVDLEERLGYDHVYTPVLGSVDLYKTSGHWDHYQEDMFPAMTMDNEELVLRPMNCPHHMMVYKNQLYSYRNLPVRIAELGTMHRYEMSGALAGLQRVRAMTLNDAHIFARPDQLKDEFIRVVELVQKVYEDFGINDYYFRLSYRDPEDKEKYVDNDAMWEKAQAMLKETMEDMQVDYVEAEGEAAFYGPKLDVQVKTALGKDETLSTVQLDFHLPERFDLTYIGEDGQHHRPVVIHRGVVSTMERFVAFLIEEYKGAFPTWLAPVQVKVIPVSPKAHLDYAKQVADKLRLDGVRVAVDERDEKIGYKIREAQTQKIPFALVLGDHEVNDHAVNIRRYGEKETETVSLEAFIAMIKQEIDNKVLHKTSK; encoded by the coding sequence ATGGCTGAAGAACTAACGTTTATTTTTCCGGATGGAGCAGAAAAAAACTTCCCAGAAGGAACAAATGGAGAGGATATCGCGGCATCGATTTCGTCTGGCTTAAAAAAGCAGGCATTAGCCATTAAATTAGATGGAGTTCCGTATGATTTAAGACGTCCATTAGTTCATGGCGGTTCAATCGAGATTATTACGAGCAAAGACGACGAAGGTATTGACATTATGCGTCATTCTACAGCGCATTTAATGGCACAGGCGATTAGACGACTCTACAAGGATGTAAACTTTGGTGTAGGTCCAGTCATCGAAGAAGGTTTTTATTATGATATGGATATGGAGCATTCGATAACACCTGAAGACCTTCCGAAGATTGAAAAAGAAATGAAGCGAATTATTGATGAGGCTTTGGAAATTGAACGTATGGAAGTGTCTCGTGACGAGGCAAAACAAATGTTTAAAAGTGATCCTTTAAAGCTTGAACTTATCGATGCTATCCCTGAGAACGAGCAAGTAACGATTTATAAGCAAGGTGAATTTTTTGATTTGTGTCGCGGTGTTCATGTGCCTTCCACGAACAAAATTAAAGCCTTTAAGTTATTAAGTATTTCCGGTGCGTATTGGCGAGGTGATAGCAATAACAAACAATTGCAGCGCATTTATGGAACTGCTTTTCCAAAACAAAGCCAAGTCGACGATTATTTAAAATTATTGGAAGAACGTAAAGAACGAGATCATCGAAAACTAGGTAAGGAATTGGATATTTTTACCGTTTCCCAAAAGGTCGGACAAGGTTTACCATTATGGTTACCAAAAGGTGCTACGATCCGCAGAATCATTGAACGATATATTGTGGATTTAGAAGAGCGTCTTGGCTATGACCATGTCTATACGCCAGTATTGGGTAGTGTAGATTTATATAAAACGAGCGGTCATTGGGATCACTATCAAGAAGATATGTTTCCGGCGATGACCATGGATAATGAGGAGCTTGTATTGCGGCCAATGAATTGTCCACACCATATGATGGTATATAAAAACCAATTATACAGCTACCGGAATCTTCCAGTACGTATTGCTGAGCTTGGCACCATGCACCGTTATGAGATGTCTGGTGCATTAGCAGGGTTACAGCGTGTAAGAGCGATGACATTAAATGATGCGCATATCTTCGCCCGTCCGGATCAATTAAAAGATGAATTTATTCGTGTAGTTGAGCTAGTGCAAAAAGTATATGAAGATTTTGGTATCAACGATTATTACTTCCGACTTTCGTATCGTGACCCAGAAGATAAAGAAAAGTACGTGGATAATGATGCAATGTGGGAAAAAGCGCAAGCGATGTTAAAGGAAACAATGGAAGACATGCAAGTGGATTATGTAGAAGCAGAAGGGGAAGCAGCGTTTTATGGTCCGAAGCTAGATGTACAAGTGAAAACTGCTTTAGGAAAAGATGAAACATTATCAACGGTACAACTTGACTTTCACCTTCCAGAGCGCTTTGATTTAACGTATATTGGTGAAGATGGACAACATCATCGTCCGGTTGTTATTCACCGTGGAGTTGTTTCCACCATGGAACGCTTTGTTGCCTTTTTAATTGAAGAATATAAAGGGGCATTTCCTACTTGGCTTGCTCCTGTTCAAGTTAAAGTCATTCCAGTTTCTCCTAAGGCACATTTGGATTATGCAAAGCAGGTTGCTGACAAATTGAGACTAGACGGAGTACGGGTTGCGGTTGATGAACGGGATGAAAAGATTGGTTATAAAATCCGTGAGGCGCAAACGCAAAAAATCCCATTTGCTCTCGTCCTTGGTGATCATGAAGTGAACGATCACGCAGTGAACATTCGTCGTTATGGAGAAAAAGAAACAGAAACAGTTTCTCTGGAGGCATTTATTGCTATGATTAAACAAGAAATAGACAATAAAGTGTTGCATAAGACTTCGAAATAA
- a CDS encoding phosphotransferase family protein encodes MMEYIKGKTLGERLIAKELPLDEVISLTVEEQQRLHNVTIHSSDLEQMKEKLKQQINAADQLEQLKKTKLLQLLEEIADGDKLFHGDFHLFNLIAANNRMTIIDWVDATVGDIHADVNRSYLLYSQYSQEIVEKYPFLLL; translated from the coding sequence ATGATGGAATATATAAAAGGGAAAACGTTAGGAGAAAGATTAATAGCAAAAGAACTTCCTTTAGATGAGGTTATTTCCTTAACTGTAGAGGAGCAACAGCGCTTGCATAATGTTACTATCCATTCAAGTGATTTGGAACAGATGAAGGAAAAACTTAAACAGCAAATTAATGCGGCTGATCAGTTGGAACAGTTGAAAAAAACAAAACTCCTTCAGTTGCTAGAGGAAATTGCTGATGGAGATAAACTATTCCATGGTGATTTTCATTTGTTTAATCTAATTGCAGCAAATAACCGAATGACTATTATTGATTGGGTGGATGCTACTGTCGGAGATATTCATGCTGATGTGAATCGTTCGTATTTGTTGTATTCTCAGTATTCGCAGGAAATAGTGGAAAAATATCCTTTTTTATTACTGTAA
- the infC gene encoding translation initiation factor IF-3 — MNVNEKIRAREVRLIDANGDQLGVKSRQEALEIAQKRNLDLVLVAPNAKPPVCRIMDYGKYRFEQQKKEKEARKKQKVINVKEVRFTPGIGDHDFETKLKNARKFLEKGDKVKAAVRFRGRAITHKELGREVLDRFAEEVKDIATVETKPKMEGRNMFMMLAPVNEK; from the coding sequence ATGAATGTTAATGAGAAGATTCGTGCTCGAGAAGTACGTCTAATTGATGCCAATGGGGATCAGTTGGGAGTGAAATCACGTCAGGAAGCTCTAGAAATTGCCCAAAAGCGTAACCTTGATTTAGTGCTTGTTGCTCCAAATGCTAAACCGCCTGTATGTCGGATTATGGATTACGGAAAGTACCGGTTTGAGCAGCAGAAAAAAGAGAAAGAAGCACGAAAAAAACAAAAAGTCATTAACGTAAAAGAGGTTCGTTTTACCCCGGGAATTGGCGATCATGACTTTGAAACGAAGCTGAAAAATGCTCGTAAATTCTTAGAAAAAGGCGATAAAGTAAAAGCGGCCGTTCGTTTCCGCGGACGCGCTATTACGCATAAAGAATTAGGACGAGAAGTGCTTGATCGGTTTGCTGAGGAAGTAAAAGACATTGCGACTGTAGAGACAAAGCCGAAAATGGAAGGTCGTAATATGTTTATGATGCTTGCTCCAGTAAATGAAAAATAA
- the rpmI gene encoding 50S ribosomal protein L35: MPKMKTHKGSQKRFQKTGTGKLKRGHAYTSHMFANKSQKQKRKLRKTTTVSAGDFRRIKTMLPYK, encoded by the coding sequence ATGCCAAAAATGAAAACCCATAAAGGTTCTCAGAAACGCTTTCAGAAAACAGGTACTGGAAAATTAAAACGTGGGCATGCGTATACAAGCCACATGTTTGCGAATAAATCTCAAAAACAAAAACGTAAACTTCGTAAAACAACTACAGTATCAGCTGGAGATTTTAGAAGAATTAAAACGATGCTTCCTTATAAATAA
- the rplT gene encoding 50S ribosomal protein L20: MPRVKGGTVTRKRRKRVLKLAKGYYGSKRTLFKTAKQQVMKSGQYAYRDRKQKKRDFRKLWISRINAAARLNDMSYNKLMHGLKVAGIDINRKMLSDLAINDEKAFSQLVTKAKEALK; the protein is encoded by the coding sequence ATGCCACGTGTTAAAGGTGGAACAGTAACGCGTAAACGTCGTAAACGCGTCCTTAAATTAGCTAAAGGTTATTATGGTTCGAAGAGAACGTTATTTAAAACAGCAAAACAACAAGTAATGAAATCAGGTCAGTACGCTTATCGTGACCGTAAACAGAAAAAGCGTGATTTCCGTAAACTTTGGATTTCCCGTATTAATGCAGCTGCTCGCTTAAACGATATGTCTTACAACAAGCTAATGCACGGTTTGAAAGTTGCTGGCATTGATATTAATCGTAAAATGCTGTCTGATTTAGCAATTAATGATGAAAAAGCTTTTTCTCAATTAGTAACAAAAGCAAAAGAAGCATTGAAATAA
- a CDS encoding DUF1294 domain-containing protein, translating to MDNWNAIFLYLLGVNSIAFLFMGVDKQKAKQQHYRIPERTLWMLAILGGALGIWFGMKVFRHKTKHKRFVIGVPMLFISHCVLIVYLIWALRV from the coding sequence ATGGATAATTGGAATGCAATTTTTTTATATTTGCTTGGCGTTAATAGCATTGCTTTTTTGTTCATGGGAGTCGATAAGCAAAAAGCAAAGCAGCAACACTATCGAATTCCAGAACGGACGTTATGGATGTTGGCAATTTTAGGTGGAGCGCTGGGAATCTGGTTCGGAATGAAAGTTTTCCGCCATAAAACCAAGCATAAGCGTTTCGTCATCGGGGTGCCGATGTTATTTATTAGTCACTGTGTATTGATCGTGTATTTAATATGGGCATTAAGGGTTTGA
- a CDS encoding TVP38/TMEM64 family protein: MEFLGNYLLAFIEKGGLFAPILFISFHLLRPLFFLPVIFICISGGILFGAIAGTLYSLIGITLSSVIFYFFVYRMPKSMQRFQKIKEKVIGKQTALTTSQIALLRLIPFIHFHLLSLCLLEISSSWKDYTKSSLLSNIPLAFIYTFIGQWISNLTPLYVGLCLLILLPCIYMLRRKEIYIKWQEFFHIQTREST; encoded by the coding sequence ATGGAATTTTTGGGGAATTATCTATTGGCTTTCATTGAAAAAGGAGGCTTATTCGCCCCAATATTATTTATCAGTTTTCATTTACTACGACCGCTGTTTTTCTTACCGGTAATTTTTATTTGTATTTCAGGTGGGATACTATTTGGGGCTATTGCAGGAACGCTATATTCGCTTATAGGCATCACGTTATCCAGCGTTATATTTTATTTTTTTGTATATAGAATGCCAAAGTCCATGCAACGTTTTCAAAAAATAAAGGAGAAAGTGATAGGTAAACAAACAGCTTTAACGACATCACAAATAGCACTGCTTCGTCTTATTCCGTTTATTCATTTTCACTTGCTGTCTTTATGTTTACTGGAAATATCGTCAAGCTGGAAAGATTATACGAAATCATCTCTTTTATCTAATATTCCTCTAGCATTTATTTATACTTTCATTGGCCAGTGGATTTCTAACTTAACGCCGTTATATGTTGGTCTATGCTTACTAATTCTGTTGCCGTGCATCTATATGCTACGCAGAAAAGAAATTTATATCAAATGGCAAGAATTTTTCCATATTCAAACAAGAGAGAGCACTTAA
- the dut gene encoding dUTP diphosphatase gives MEYNLKIKLIHEEAKLPFRANDGDAGLDLFSIEEKIIKSGKAELVRTGIKIELPKGTEAQVRPRSGLALKHSVTVLNSPGTIDEGYRGEIKVILINHGKEDVTIEKHMRIAQMIIAPVLQVKLEQTDNLSNTARDKNGFGSSGK, from the coding sequence ATGGAGTATAATTTAAAAATTAAGTTAATACATGAAGAAGCAAAATTACCATTTCGTGCAAATGATGGGGACGCTGGTCTGGATTTATTTTCTATCGAGGAGAAAATAATCAAGTCTGGAAAAGCTGAATTAGTTCGAACTGGAATAAAGATTGAATTACCTAAAGGGACAGAGGCACAAGTTAGACCTAGAAGTGGTTTAGCTTTAAAACATTCGGTTACAGTTTTAAATAGCCCTGGAACTATTGATGAAGGATATAGAGGTGAAATAAAGGTAATTTTAATTAACCATGGGAAAGAGGATGTTACAATAGAAAAACATATGAGAATTGCTCAGATGATTATTGCTCCAGTATTACAAGTTAAACTCGAACAAACAGACAATTTGTCTAACACAGCTAGAGATAAAAATGGGTTTGGTTCATCTGGCAAATAA